The Buchnera aphidicola (Cinara pseudotaxifoliae) genomic interval CGGATCAGGAAAAAAAATTTGTATCATGCTGATAGTCCGATTTGGAATCATATAAAACAATACTTCTACAATATCATGAAATATAATACGTATATTAGATACTTGAAATATATTAGCGTATTGTATAGCTGTAAAAATACTTTTCGGATAAACTTCTACTCCAATAAAATTTATATGTGGATAATTCATAGCTTTTTCTACTAATAACTTACCATCACCAAAACCAACATCTATTACATATGGTTGATCATTAGAAAAAAAAGAAGAGTAGTCTAAAATAGTAGATTTATTAAAATCAATACCATATATTTTCCAATACTTAAGTATATACTCTTTTTTTTTTTGACCAATACATCTACCTCGTACGACATAACTTTTAATTAAAAATATATCATTCTTTTTTTTATTTTGGTTTTTTTGATTATTTTTATAAAATTTATCATTTGTTACAAAAGTCATTTTGTCTCCAGTGAAATCAAAAATAAATAAAATTTATAGTGTATGTATTCACATAATGCTATTTTAAACAAAAAAAATCATTTTAAGATGTATATATAAATTATTCATTATATTTAAAAATTCAATTAGGAATAGCATGTTTTTTACACAAAAAATATTAAATTGGTTCCATATTTATGGAAGAAAAAGTTTACCTTGGCATAATAAAAACATTTATCAAATCTGGATATCCGAAATTATGCTACAACAAACTCAAGTTAAAACTGTAATCCCTTACTTTAATAAATTTATAAAAAATTTTCCTACTATAGAATCTTTAGCTAATTCTAGTATAGATAAAATATTATATTTATGGAGTGGTTTAGGATATTATCAAAGAGCCTTTCGTATACACAAAACAGCTATAATAATTTGCAAAAATTATAACGGGATCTTTCCTGATAATATTTATGAAATACAAAAATTACCCGGAATTGGAAAATCTACAGCAGGAGCGATATTGTCTTTTGCATATAATTTTGGATACGCTGTTTTGGATAGTAATGTAAAACGTATATTAATACGATTTCATGCAATTAATACAAATAATATTAAGAACAACGAATTAAATAAAAAATTATGGAATCTAATTTATCAATATCTTCCAATTCATCAATCTAATAAATTTAATCAAGCAATGATGGATATTGGATCATTTATTTGTACTAGCAAAAAACCTAATTGTTCAATATGCCCTTTATACTATTCGTGTCAATATCATACGTATGATATTTGTTTAAAAAAAAAAAAAAAAAATCAAATAGGAATTTTATTTTCAATAATACAATACAAAAATTTATATTTTTTAATTCAACAAAAAAATATGTCTATATGGAAAAAACTTTTTTATTTTCCTTCAACATCCTTTCTAATATCAAAAAAAAATTGGGAAAAAGCAAAGAAAAATTCAAAAATAACAATTCATCCATTTATACATTATATTAGTAATATAAAATTATATATTTTTTCGCAAATAATAAAAATCAAAAAAAAAAATATATATAATAATATAATACAAAAAAAAATATGGTATAATATATTCAATCCTCAAAAAATTGGTACTCCTTCTCCAATAAAAAAAATATTAATTTCATTAAAAAAAGTAGTAATAAAAAACATGAAAAAAAAACATATGCGTATAATTTTTTGTTCTTTTTTGAAAATAGAATCAGAAGGATTAGAATATCAATTTTTTCCAGGAAAAACAGGAAAAAAAATTTATCAAGAAATTTCTAAAAAAGCATGGTCTTTGTGGTTGATTCAGCAAACAAAAATCATAAATGAAAAAAAATTAAACATGTTTTTAGAAAGAGATAGAATTTATATAAAAAAAAAAATGAAAGAATTCTTTTTTAGAAAAAATAAAAATTAAATTTTAATATATACATAAATATTAAATTTTGTATAATTACAAGAAATAATATTAATTTTAAATTATATGATTAATTTCATATTCAATTTTTTTTGTATATAAAATTAGTTTTTTTAATACAAATAAATTTTCTTCTTTAGCTTGTTGCAATTGCAATTTTTTAATATTATCAAGATATGTATTAATGAAATTAGAATTAATTTTATTTTTACAATGTTTTTTCCAAGATTTTTTTTCTCTGTTGTTTAATAAATATAAAAAGTTACGTGCTTTTATACGAAAAAAAATTTCTCTAATTCTATTATCAATAAATTTAGGATACCAATTTATCCATTTTAATGGACATCTTTTATGCAATAAAACAAACAAAGATTTGTCTTTTGACGAAAAAAAATTTTTATATAACATTAAATCTACATCCAGTACTATTTTTTTAGGGACAGTACATGTAAAAAAAGATATAATCCAATTTTTAATATGTATATTATTTTGTAATAAAAAAAAGTTTTTTTGACATAAAGTATAGTTAATCTGAACTCTATTGCAATCATATTGAGAAAGAGAACTATAAGAAAACAAAAGCGGCGATTTATTTAAATAAATAATTTTAATTCCACAATCAAATAAATTTTTTATAGTAATTTTATGATATTCTATACTAGAATATAAGTAGAATATTTTTTTTAAACATACTGATAAATCAATCACAATAAAGGTATTTTTATAATTTGGATGAGATCCTATAATCATAACACAACCTAAGTTTCTATTTTTAGAACCAAAATAACTAGATAAATAAAAAAATGGTTTATTATGATTTTTATAAATAAATGATAATATATATTTTTTATGAGATATTTTATATAAAAACAAAAAAAAACATTTATTTTTTTCATACAAATATTTTGCTACTAAAAATGTTGCTAAAACGTCTGAATACGCATCATGAGTATTAAAATGTTTAATTTTATTAATTTTTGTAATATCAAACAATTTAAAACTAACTATTCCGTTAACATCACTAGGCCAAATCATAGTGTTTGGGTGAAAAATATAAAAAGCACGTAATATATTTATTATATCCCAAGTAAAATTACCGTTTTTCCAACTCCATTCATAAGGATCAAATAAATTTCTATAAAAAAGATTACGGGTGATCAAATTATCAAAATTAATATTATTGTATCCTACAATACATATATTCTTTTGAGAAAAAATTTTATAAATTTTTTTGGCAAAAAAATATTCGTTAATTCCATATTTATGAGTATATTGAGGTAATATTTTAGTTATTAAAATAGATTCAGGATCAGGCAAATAATCAATGGGTGGATAACAAAAAAAAATTTTCTTTTTACTAAATTTTTTAAATTCACTATCTACTTCTATACTACAAAACTGAGCAATTCTATCTACAGATACATTTTTTCCAAAAGTTTCATAATCGTAAAAAATAAAATTTTTTTCAAAAATACAATCATTACTATTTTTTTTATACATAAAATTTATATTTTAAAAAATAATTTATATATATATTAAATATATATCATAAATTCTATTTATATTGATTTTTCATAATAAACTCATAACTTCTCCCCTGACTGGACTCGAACCAGTGACATACGGATTAACAGTCCGCCGTTCTACCAACTGAACTACAGAGGAATATATATAATATATATCATATGAAAAATTATATGTCAATTAATAATATTATTATTTTTTATATATCAATCTTAAAAAACATAAAAAATAAGTAATTTAAAAAAAAATATAGATTAGTGCCCTGAATTGTTTTATAATACATTATTAAAATTAATTTTTATAAAACATATATAATTTTTAAAGGCCCTTTAGCTCAGTGGTTAGAGCACACGACTCATAATCGTTAGGTCGCTGGTTCAAATCCAGCAAGGGCCACACATTTAAAAATTTATATTTAAAATAAATAGTTTTTAAAACATTAAAATTTTGTACATCTATATTAATGATATTATATGTATATAAATTTAATTTTTTTATTCGGAACAATTGATAATTTAGCAATTTTATCACCAGGATTAATATAAAAATTTTTTTTACTACAATTCCATAAAGATATTTTTAATTCATAAAAATTACAATAATCAATAATACTAAATGGATTTCCTATTATTAAACAATATTTATGTTTAATTATAGAAATAGGTTTAATGACAACACGAACCGTTTTGTCTGAAAAATGTATTAAAAGTCCTGTTGAAACTAATGTTGTTTTTTTAGAAAAAAGACATATTTTATTTTTAATATAAGCCCTTAAAAAAAAACCCGATAAACCACCTTGTAAATATTCAGGAAAATCAAAATCTTTTTTGATATTTGAACTTATAAATTTCACATTTATAATTAACGTATTTATACACATGAAAAACCTATAATTTAAAAAATTTTTATTTCGATAAAATTGATACTTGAATTTCAGTAGAAATATTTTTATATGGAGTAAAAACAATTGTATGAATACCTAAATATCGTAACAATCCGTTTGGTAATTTAATTTCATTTTTAGATACTAAAAAACCTATTTCCGATAAATTTTCTATAATATCTTTTACACCAACAGAACCAAAAATTTTATTTTTTTTACTGGATTTCACAAAGAACACAATAGAACCTATTAACTTAACAGCATTAATTCTTTTAACTGCTTGATTAATTTTTTTAGACTCTTCTTTTTCAGCATGTATTCTGTTTTTTTCAAAAATCTTAATATTTTTAGAAGTAGCTAACAATGCTTGCGAAGTAGGTATTAAATAATTTCTAGCGTATCCCTTTTTTACAGAAATTAGTTGACCTTTTTTTCCTAAGTTATCGATAGTATTTAATAAAATAATTTTCATGTAGTATAAACACCTTAAAAGTATTATTTAAAATCATTATAAAAGAATACTATTCTTATATTTTAATGATGTTGATCAGTATACGGAATTAACGCAATGAATCGAGCTCTTTTAATTGCACGAGCTAACTGCCTTTGATATTTTGCTTTTGTTCCTGTAATACGACTTGGAACTATTTTTCCGTTTTCAGTAATATAGTTTTTTAAAATTGCTATATCTTTATAATCTATATATTTAACTCCTTCTGCAGTAAAACGACAGAATTTTCTACGACGAAAATAACGCACCATAATTTATACCCTCTAAAATCTATGTATGAACAGCATAACTTTTTTCTTTTGATCTTATATTTTTAAAAATCAAATTTGATTATTTTTAATAAAATATTTTTTATGATTATTGTTAGTAACTACTATTTCTTTTTTATTGTTTTCTTGATTTCGTAAAATAGGAGACATATCTGTATGTGCTTTATTACATACAAGAATTAAATTACGAATAATATTAGAATTAAACTTAAAATGATTTTCCAACTCTTTCATACATTCAACAGATACTTCAATATTCATCAAAACATAATTTGCTTTTTGTAATTTATTTATAGAATATGATAAAATACGCTGTCCCCAATTTTCTGAACGATGTATAACTCCAGATTTAGATAATATCATCTTGGAATAAAAATCAATAATATGTAAAATTTTTTCATTTTTATCTGGATTAATCATCAAAATAATTTCATAGTGACGCACAAATAAAACTCCTTTAAAATATAAAAAATAAATATTTTAAATATTTTTTAAAAAAATAAAAAATAAATTATTTTAAAATATCTTTTTTATATAAAAAATAAAATATATAAATATTATATGTTGATTTTATTAAAAATGTCTTGTTATATTAACATAATTATATTCATGAAAAACATAGTTTTTTAAAAAAATTTATTTTTAATATTCATTAACTCTATAATAATATTATTTTTATTATAATAGACAATGATATTCTTAATTTTATTAAATATACGAGTAATGATTTTAAAAACATCTAATGAGACATTATATTAAAACATTTTAAATAATTATAAATTATAACATCATTATCTTTTTTATCATAAATACAGCTCTGTATTCTTGTATTTAAATAAAATTTAATCATACATTAAACTTATACAATTTAGTATTTATAAAAATAGTATTGTTGTACTATTATTTACTTAAATTATATCGTACTATATTCTGAATTTTTTTCATTAAAATATCTATTTTGTTATCTGGTATTAATGTAATATCTGTCCAATTATTTAACCACGTTAATTGACGTTTAACTAATTGATAAGTAGATTTAATAGTACTATCAATCATTTCTTGATAAGAATACTTATTTTGTATATAAAGCCACATCTGTCTGTAGCCGATACTATTAATAGACGGAAGAGAAATATTTAAACTTTTATTTTTATATAAATTACGTACTTCCTGTTCAAAACCACACTCCAGCATGTAATAAAAACGTTTTACTATTCTAGTATATAAAATATCCTTTTTAAAAGGAACGAGTCCAAATTGAAAAATTTTATAAGGCAACTTATTAGGAATAGATTTAATTAATTTACTTTTAGAAAGACCTCCAGAGACAAAAAATATCTCGACAGCACGTAAAACTCGCTGAACATCGTTTATATGGATTCGTTCGCTAGAAATTTTATCAACTTTTTTTAAAATATCAAACAATTTTTGCTTCTCTCCCGAACAAATTTTGTTAAAAATATAATTTCTAATAACAGAATTAGATGGTGGTAAATCAGAAAATCCGTTAAGTAATGTTTTAAAATAAAACATTGTTCCTCCAACTAACAAAGGAATTTTTCCTAGCTTTAAAATATCTTCTATTTCTCTGACAGCATCTCTATAAAAATCAGCGGATGAGTAGATTTCTTGAGGTTTTAAGATATTAACTAGTCGATATATATTACTTTGTAAATCTCGTTGCAATGGTTTATCAGTCCCAATATCTAATCCTTTATATATCGATTTAGAATCTACACTTAATAACTCTATTATAGAAAAATTTTTTTTTATTTGACGAGCTACCGCGCTCTTACCTATAGCTGTTGGACCCATCAAAAACAATATTATCGGTTTATTATTCATTTTTATTATTAAATATAAAAATATATACAATTTTAGTTTATAGTATGAATACAAAAAAATCTTAATACACATTATGTATATAATATATATTATCATATATATAATTATGTTTATATATCGATACTATACAATATAAATGAAACTTTTAATATTAATCTAATAATTAAATTCACATCCATTGTTTATAAGAATTTAATAATCCTCGAGTAGAACTATCATATTGATTACTAAATTTTTCTTTAGATAAATCGCCCAATATATCATTAGTTACTAATTTTCCTAATTCAACACCCCATTGATCAAAACTAAAAATATTTAAAATAACTCCTTGCACAAATATTTTGTGTTCATATAAAGAAATCAAAGATCCTAAAACACATGGAGTCAATTTTTTTAACATAATTGAATTAGTTGGTTTATTTCCAGGACAATATTTATACGATACACGTGAACTACAATTTAAACTATTTGAATTCATATTATTATTTATTATTTTTTCATTACCAAAAGCTAATGCTCTAGTTTGTGCTAAAAAATTCGATAATAATTTTTCATGATGATCATTAATAGGATTATGGCTTATTGCTGGAAAAATAAAATCACACGGAATAAGTGTTGTGCCTTGATGTAATAATTGAAAAAAAGAATGTTGACTATTAGTACCGCACTGCCCCCAAATAATCGGACTAGTCTTCCATGTAACCAAATTACCATTACGGTCTATTGATTTTCCGTTAGACTCCATATAACTTTGCTGTAAATATTCAGGAAATGCATGCATATATTCATCATAAGGAAGTATAGCTTCTGTTTCCGTTCCGAAAAAGCTCGTATACCATAAACTAATTAGAGCTAAAATAACTGGAATATTTTGTGATAATTCTTGATTTAAAAAATGCTGATCCATCATGCGTGCCCCACACAATAATAATTCAAAATTTTTAAACCCAATAGACAAAACAATAGATAGACCAGCAGAAGACCATATAGAGTAACGACCACCTACCCAATCCCAAAATTTAAAAATATTTCTACTAACAATACCAAAATTTAATGCTGCAGTTACATTTTCACATAAAGCAAAAAAATGAAGATCAAGATATTTTGCATAATTAGTATGAAAAAGACACCAATTTTTTAAATAATTAGCATTACTAATAGTTTCATCTGTAGAAAAAGATTTTGAAGCAATCAAAAAAATAGTGGTTTCTAGATTAACTTTTTTTAATATTTCAGTAACATTAGTACCATCAATATTAGAAACAAAATGAATTTTTAAATGATTTTTATATGCTTTTAACGACTCAGTTACCATATAAGGACCAAGGTATGAGCCACCAATTCCAACATTAACTACATCAGAAATACTTTTTCCAGTATATCCCTTCCAACTACCTTGAATAACAGAATCAGAAAAATTTTTTATTTTTTTCAATTCTTTTTGTATATTTATCATAATATTTACATTATCTACAAATATACTATTATTTAATTGGTTGCGTAAAGCAACGTGTAATACTGATCTATTTTCTGTTTTATTAATTTTGTGTCCTAAAAACATACTTTGTATAGCATCACTAACAAAGCATTCTTTAGCTAACATTAATAGTAACTGTAAAGTTTGATTAGTTATACGATTTTTAGAAAAATCTACTAAAATATTATCTTGAAATAAAATAGAATAATTATGAAATCTATTTTGATCTATATTAAATAAATCATTCATACAAATATTCTTGACATCATAAAAGTGATCGGTTAATTGTTTCCAAGAAAATGTTTTAGTTGGATTGATATTTTTCATGTCATCCCTTATAGTATTTAAATTACTTACCTATCAATATAGTATACACATGTATATATATTGTTTGTTAAACTACAGAAAAATGAAGATCGTGTATGTCTGTACTATCGATAAAAATATAAAACTATTAATCAATAAAACTAAAAATTTTAAAAAACAAACATGAAAAAAGAAAAAAAAAATGAAAAATTAATCTGGATTGATTTAGAAATGACAGGATTAAATCCTAAAATTCATAAAATTATTGAAATTTCTACTATTATTACAGACAAATATTTAAATATTTTGGAAATCGGACCTAATATTGTAATTTTTCAGAAACAAAAAACACTAAAAAAAATGCACAATGAAATATTTAATATTCATCAAAATAATGAGTTAATCAAAAATATAGAAGTTAGTCAAGAAAACGAAGCCAGCGCTGAAAAAAAAACTTTATTATTTTTAAAAAAATGGATTAAAAAAAAAATTTCTCCTATGTGTGGAAATACTATATCGACAGATAGAGCTTTTCTATTACATCATATGCCAAAATTAGAATCATATTTTCATTATAGAAATTTAGATGTTAGTTCAATTAATGAATTAGCACAACGCTGGAAGCCAAAAATTTTAAAAAAAATAAAAAAAAAAAATACTCACCGTGCACAAGAAGATCTAATTGAGTCTATAATAGAATTAAAAGTATATAAAAAAAACCTATTTTTCATATAAAAATATGATGTATAAACCATTACATATTCTTTTTTTTTATTCAAATAATTCTTGCAAAAAAAAATAATGTTTTATATAATTAAAATATAATACATTGCGGGAATAGCTCAGACGGTAGAGCACAACCTTGCCAAGGTTGGGGTCACGAGTTCAAATCTCGTTTCCCGCTTAAAAAATAAATAAAATATAAAATTTTCAAAAATTTTAAAAAACGTAAAAAATACATCATTTATTTATAAAATAAAACAAATTACTTTTATATAAATAAATATTTAAAATAGCTAAAAAATCAAAATTTCTTCTAAAAATCACACATTTTCATTAAAATTAAAAATCCTTTAATTTTAAATTTCTGATAAATTAAAACGTTTCTGAAATCTTTGTATTCTACCTCTTGTATTCATGTTTCTTTGTTTTCCTGTATAAAAAGGATGACATTGTGAACACAAATCAAGTAACATATCTTTCTTTTTAGTAGAAAATACTGGAATGGTATAACCACACGAACAAATAGCAAAAATTTTTTTATATTCAGGATGAATATTTTTTTTCATCACATATTCTCCAAAGAAAAATGTAGTATACTATCTAAAGATACATTTGATACATAAAAATATATTATATATAACATCAAAAATATTAAAAGTTAATTATTCTAAATATTACATATATTATATGTAATATTTTTTAAAATCAATATTAATTGCATTAAATATTTATAAACTTCACAATAACAACATTATAAATACAAAATATATATAACTATATTTAATAAGAGATTATGTTATTTATGACTACAATACTAAGTGTTCGTGTACATGGAAAAGTAGTAATTGGTGGTGACGGACAAGCTACTTTTGGACATACTATCATGAAAAGTAATGTAAAAAAAGTTCGTTCGATTTACAAAGATCAAGTAATTGCAGGTTTTGCTGGAGGCACAGCAGATGCTTTTACATTATTCGAATTATTTGAAAAAAAATTAGAAAAATACCAAGGACAGCTACAAAGATCTGCTATAGAATTAGCTAAAGATTGGAGAACTGATAGATTACTAAGAAAATTAGAAGCATTATTAGCTGTAGCTGATAAAAAAAATTCTCTTATCATTACCGGAACAGGAGACGTAATACAGCCAGAAAATGATGTCATGGCAATCGGTTCAGGTGGAGCATTTGCGCAAGCAGCTGCATATGCTTTAATTAAAAATACAAACTTAAGTGCATCTGTTATAGTAAAAAAAGCCTTAAAAATTGCTGCAAATATTTGTATATATACTAATCAATCATTTACTATACACGAAATATCCTCAGAAATATAATAAGGAAATATACATGTCAGCAATGACTCCTCGCGAAACTGTACGAGAATTAAATAAATATATAATTGGACAAGAGAACGCTAAGCGCGCTGTTGCTATTGCATTAAGGAATCGTTGGAGAAGAATGCAATTAAATTCAGAATTACGCCATGAAATAACACCAAAAAACATCCTAATGATCGGACCTACGGGAGTAGGTAAAACAGAAATTGCTCGCAGACTTGCAAAACTAGCTAATGCTCCTTTTATTAAAGTAGAAGCTACTAAATTTACTGAAGTCGGTTATGTGGGGAAAGAAGTAGATTCAATAATCCGAGATTTAACAGAATTAGCAATTAAAATGATTCGGACTCAAAATATAAAAAAAAACAAAAAAAACGCAAAAAAACGAGCCGAAGAAAAAATTTTAAAAATTTTAGTACCTATGCCGAATAATAATAAATGGAACGATGAAAATTCCACAGAACAACCTAAAGATACAATTAAAGTATTTAAAAAAAAGTTACGTAAAGGAGAATTAGATAACAAAGAAATAGAAATACAAGTCGCTTCTGTTCCCTTGGGAATAGAAATTATGTCTCCTCCAGGAATGGAAGAATTAACCAATCAACTACAATCCTTATTCCAAAACTTAAGCGGCAAGAAAAAAAATTTACGTAAACTTAAAATAAAAGATGCAATGAAATTAATTGTTGAAGAAGAAGCGGCTAAATTAATTAATTTAGAAGAATTAAAAGAACAAGCTATATATTCTGTAGAACAAAACAGTATTGTGTTTATTGATGAAATTGACAAAATCTGCAAACACCGCTCTTCTACATCTAATTCAGACGTATCAAGAGAAGGTGTTCAAAGAGACCTTTTGCCGTTAATTGAAGGATGTACTGTATCTACAAAACACGGCTTTGTAAAAACGGATCATATTCTTTTCATAGCGTCTGGAGCTTTTCAAACATCCACTCCTTCTGATTTAATTCCAGAATTACAAGGTAGATTACCAATTCGTGTAGAACTAAATGCATTAACAATAGATGATTTTGAAAGAATTCTAACTGAACCAAATGCATCTATTACTGCTCAATATATTGCTCTAATAAAAACTGAAGGAGTGGATATTGTTTTTACAAAACAAGGTATACGAAAAATTGCTGAAGCATCGTGGAAAATTAATGAATCAATGGAAAATATTGGAGCTCGTCGATTATACACCGTCTTAGAAAAATTAATAGAAGACATTTCATTTCATTCTAACGAACAATTTGGAAAAAAAATTTATATTGATGAAAACTATGTTAGTCTACATTTAGATAAATTAATGGAAAATCAAGATTTAAGCAAATTTATTTTATAAAAATATTTTAAAAAAATATTATCAAAAATATTTATTAATAATTTTTTTATATTTCAAAAGAATTGCCTATCTAAAATATTTATGATAGGCAATCATAAAATATTACGTATAGTACGATGATACATTTTAATGTTATAAAAAAAAATACAATAATTAAATATATTGAATTAAATTACAGTTAATCTAAATCATTTATTTTTTCTAAAAGAGATCTTAAGTTATTTTTCCATTTAATCCTTTCTTCTTGAATTAAAATAATTTTTTCTTCCATACGTTGTTTTATAGAATAAAGATTTTTTAATTTTTCTTTTAAATGTTTATTTTTTAATTTTAAATTTTTAATTTCTGTTCGTAAAGATAAAATACAATCTACTGATTTCTGTACTTTTGTTTCTAAATTAGAGAATGTTTCTAAAACCATGATGATACCATTTAAATACAAAATATTTATTAATTTTATAAAAAAATATACAGTATGTATTAATACAATAAAATTTATAAAATATAGATATATATTATAATATATATAATAATTTCAAAGAAAACAATTTTTAATATTTATATTTCAAAAAATATCATTAATAATGATATACAAAATAATTATTTTATTTAATAAATTTTAATAATTATTCTATATAATTATTAAATTAAATTAATAATTATTATAAAAAATTTATAAAA includes:
- the trmB gene encoding tRNA (guanosine(46)-N7)-methyltransferase TrmB; translation: MTFVTNDKFYKNNQKNQNKKKNDIFLIKSYVVRGRCIGQKKKEYILKYWKIYGIDFNKSTILDYSSFFSNDQPYVIDVGFGDGKLLVEKAMNYPHINFIGVEVYPKSIFTAIQYANIFQVSNIRIIFHDIVEVLFYMIPNRTISMIQIFFPDPWFKNKHHKRRLINDFFITLIEKKIVFNGFVHIVTDCLLYSTKIFSLMSNNSNFKFLSENNIIFPFFSMYLQTKFEKRARLLNNSIFDYKYKLQS
- a CDS encoding oxidative damage protection protein, giving the protein MFFTQKILNWFHIYGRKSLPWHNKNIYQIWISEIMLQQTQVKTVIPYFNKFIKNFPTIESLANSSIDKILYLWSGLGYYQRAFRIHKTAIIICKNYNGIFPDNIYEIQKLPGIGKSTAGAILSFAYNFGYAVLDSNVKRILIRFHAINTNNIKNNELNKKLWNLIYQYLPIHQSNKFNQAMMDIGSFICTSKKPNCSICPLYYSCQYHTYDICLKKKKKNQIGILFSIIQYKNLYFLIQQKNMSIWKKLFYFPSTSFLISKKNWEKAKKNSKITIHPFIHYISNIKLYIFSQIIKIKKKNIYNNIIQKKIWYNIFNPQKIGTPSPIKKILISLKKVVIKNMKKKHMRIIFCSFLKIESEGLEYQFFPGKTGKKIYQEISKKAWSLWLIQQTKIINEKKLNMFLERDRIYIKKKMKEFFFRKNKN
- the sbcB gene encoding exodeoxyribonuclease I, with protein sequence MYKKNSNDCIFEKNFIFYDYETFGKNVSVDRIAQFCSIEVDSEFKKFSKKKIFFCYPPIDYLPDPESILITKILPQYTHKYGINEYFFAKKIYKIFSQKNICIVGYNNINFDNLITRNLFYRNLFDPYEWSWKNGNFTWDIINILRAFYIFHPNTMIWPSDVNGIVSFKLFDITKINKIKHFNTHDAYSDVLATFLVAKYLYEKNKCFFLFLYKISHKKYILSFIYKNHNKPFFYLSSYFGSKNRNLGCVMIIGSHPNYKNTFIVIDLSVCLKKIFYLYSSIEYHKITIKNLFDCGIKIIYLNKSPLLFSYSSLSQYDCNRVQINYTLCQKNFFLLQNNIHIKNWIISFFTCTVPKKIVLDVDLMLYKNFFSSKDKSLFVLLHKRCPLKWINWYPKFIDNRIREIFFRIKARNFLYLLNNREKKSWKKHCKNKINSNFINTYLDNIKKLQLQQAKEENLFVLKKLILYTKKIEYEINHII
- a CDS encoding dUTP diphosphatase; protein product: MKFISSNIKKDFDFPEYLQGGLSGFFLRAYIKNKICLFSKKTTLVSTGLLIHFSDKTVRVVIKPISIIKHKYCLIIGNPFSIIDYCNFYELKISLWNCSKKNFYINPGDKIAKLSIVPNKKIKFIYI
- the rplI gene encoding 50S ribosomal protein L9; the protein is MKIILLNTIDNLGKKGQLISVKKGYARNYLIPTSQALLATSKNIKIFEKNRIHAEKEESKKINQAVKRINAVKLIGSIVFFVKSSKKNKIFGSVGVKDIIENLSEIGFLVSKNEIKLPNGLLRYLGIHTIVFTPYKNISTEIQVSILSK
- the rpsR gene encoding 30S ribosomal protein S18 — protein: MVRYFRRRKFCRFTAEGVKYIDYKDIAILKNYITENGKIVPSRITGTKAKYQRQLARAIKRARFIALIPYTDQHH
- the rpsF gene encoding 30S ribosomal protein S6 — its product is MRHYEIILMINPDKNEKILHIIDFYSKMILSKSGVIHRSENWGQRILSYSINKLQKANYVLMNIEVSVECMKELENHFKFNSNIIRNLILVCNKAHTDMSPILRNQENNKKEIVVTNNNHKKYFIKNNQI
- the miaA gene encoding tRNA (adenosine(37)-N6)-dimethylallyltransferase MiaA, which gives rise to MGPTAIGKSAVARQIKKNFSIIELLSVDSKSIYKGLDIGTDKPLQRDLQSNIYRLVNILKPQEIYSSADFYRDAVREIEDILKLGKIPLLVGGTMFYFKTLLNGFSDLPPSNSVIRNYIFNKICSGEKQKLFDILKKVDKISSERIHINDVQRVLRAVEIFFVSGGLSKSKLIKSIPNKLPYKIFQFGLVPFKKDILYTRIVKRFYYMLECGFEQEVRNLYKNKSLNISLPSINSIGYRQMWLYIQNKYSYQEMIDSTIKSTYQLVKRQLTWLNNWTDITLIPDNKIDILMKKIQNIVRYNLSK
- the pgi gene encoding glucose-6-phosphate isomerase gives rise to the protein MKNINPTKTFSWKQLTDHFYDVKNICMNDLFNIDQNRFHNYSILFQDNILVDFSKNRITNQTLQLLLMLAKECFVSDAIQSMFLGHKINKTENRSVLHVALRNQLNNSIFVDNVNIMINIQKELKKIKNFSDSVIQGSWKGYTGKSISDVVNVGIGGSYLGPYMVTESLKAYKNHLKIHFVSNIDGTNVTEILKKVNLETTIFLIASKSFSTDETISNANYLKNWCLFHTNYAKYLDLHFFALCENVTAALNFGIVSRNIFKFWDWVGGRYSIWSSAGLSIVLSIGFKNFELLLCGARMMDQHFLNQELSQNIPVILALISLWYTSFFGTETEAILPYDEYMHAFPEYLQQSYMESNGKSIDRNGNLVTWKTSPIIWGQCGTNSQHSFFQLLHQGTTLIPCDFIFPAISHNPINDHHEKLLSNFLAQTRALAFGNEKIINNNMNSNSLNCSSRVSYKYCPGNKPTNSIMLKKLTPCVLGSLISLYEHKIFVQGVILNIFSFDQWGVELGKLVTNDILGDLSKEKFSNQYDSSTRGLLNSYKQWM
- the orn gene encoding oligoribonuclease, yielding MKKEKKNEKLIWIDLEMTGLNPKIHKIIEISTIITDKYLNILEIGPNIVIFQKQKTLKKMHNEIFNIHQNNELIKNIEVSQENEASAEKKTLLFLKKWIKKKISPMCGNTISTDRAFLLHHMPKLESYFHYRNLDVSSINELAQRWKPKILKKIKKKNTHRAQEDLIESIIELKVYKKNLFFI